The Natribaculum luteum genome contains the following window.
AGTCCGAGCCAGCCGTCAGGATGGAAAACGTCACGTTCGGATACGGAGACCAGCCTGCCGTCGAGAACGTCAGCCTGACGGTCGAACCCGGCGAGTTCCTCGGACTCGTCGGTCCCAACGGATCCGGCAAGACGACGCTGTTGTTGCTGATGCTCGGCGTCCTCTCGCCCGACGAGGGCCGGGTCGAACTGTTCGGCGACCCCGTCGACGAGTTCGCCGACGGCGAACGGATCGGCTACGTCTCCCAGAAGTCGACCGACGCGGGTTCGACGATGCCCGTCACCGTTCGCGAGGTCGTGACGATGGGCCGGTTCGCCCACGCCGGTCACCGCCGTCTTTCGGACCGCGACCACGAGGCCGTCGACGAGGCACTCGAGACGGTCGGTGTCCGCAACCTCGAGAGCCGCCGTATCAACGGGCTGTCTGGCGGACAGACACAGCGAGCGTACATCGCACGTGCGCTGGCCTCCGAGGCCGACCTGCTGGCGATGGACGAACCGACCGTCGGCGTCGACGCCCGGTCGCGAGAGCAGTTCTACGGCCTTCTCGGCGACCTTAACGATCGGGGAATCACGATCATTCTGATCGAGCACGACCTCGGTGTCGTCACCGATCGCGCCGATCGGATCGCCTGTATCAACCGCACGCTGTACCACCACGGGTCGGCGAGTTCGTTCGCCGAGAGCGATGCGCTCGAGGCGGCCTATGGACCGAACAGCGAAATCGTCCACCACGACCACTGACCATGGAGTACGACACTCGTCTCCGTCTCGAGCGACTCGGCGTGTTCGCAGTGGGCGTGCTCGCGGTCGTGATGCTCGCGTTTCTGGCCGCTCGCGGGCTGGCCGAGTACAGTTCGGCGGCTGGCCTGGTCGCTACCCGACTGGTCGACGGCGGGTGTACCCTCGGGAGCGTCGCCGGGACCAGACTGCTCTGTTTCAACTTCGTCTGGTACTCGGTCGCGACGGGCGTGCTCGTCGGCATCGTCGGGCCGTTGATCGGGTCGTACGTCGTCCACCGCGAGATGGCGCTGATCGGCGAGACGCTCGCACACACCGCGTTCGCCGGCGTCGCCTTCGGGATCTTCTTCGGATCGGCGACGAACTGGGGCGTCTCGGTACTGCTCGCTGCCCTCGTCACGGGCGTCATCGGTGCGTTCGGCGTCCAGTACCTGTCCAGTCGGACCGCGGCACACGGCGACGTGCCGATCGCGATCGTCCTCACGGGGAGTTTCGCGATCGGGACGATCGTCATCAGCCTCGGACGCGGGTTCGGCGGCGTGAGCATCGACGCGTACCTGTTCGGCCAGATGGCGGCCGTCACCCAGAGCGGCGCTCAGTTGATGGGCGTCGTCAGCGTCGTCGTGGTCGTGCTGGTGGCGTTCAACTACAAACAGTTCCTCTTCATCACGTTCGACGAGCAGGCCGCCCGCGTCGCCAGGCTGAACGTATCGGCGTACAATACGCTGTTGATCCTGCTCACGGCCGTCGTCGTCGTCGGCGCGATGCAGATTCTGGGGATTATCCTCGTGACCGCGATGCTCGTCGTTCCGGTCGCCGCCGCCTCCGCGGTCGCCGACAGCTTCCGCGAGGCCCAGTACCTCTCGATCATCCTCGGCGAGGTCTCCGTTCTGGTCGGTATTACGGCCGCGTTCCTCTACGGACTCGCGCCCGGCGGCTCGATCGTCGTGGTCGCGATCGTGCTCTACCTCGTCGCGGTCGCGATCGCAGATCGGGACAGCGCCGTCGCCGCGGGTGCGTGACTTCGGTGTGGTTCGTCGCCGTCGATACTCTCGTTTAGCGACCTCTCAGCGGCCGGTGGCGTGGTTTTAACTCGTCTGCAAGTGAGGTCTCACACGATGGGAAGGTTATCGGAACTGTTTGCACCCGAGACGGTCGCCGTGGTCGGCGCGACCGACCGCGAGGGATCCGTCGGCCGGGCGATCCTCGAGAACCTCCGTTCGGACTTCGAGGGCGAGGTCGTCCCCGTCAATCCCGACCGCGACGAACTGCTCGGGATGACGTGTTACCCCGACGTCGCGAGCGCGCCGGCGATCGATCTCGCGGTGGTCGTCGTTCCGCCGCCCGTCGTCGTCGACGTCCTGGAGGAGATCGGCCAGGAAGGGATCGGACAGGTCGTCGTCATCACCGCTGGCTTCAGCGAGACCGGCGGCGAGGGCGCGACGCGAGAACGGCGGCTGCGCGAACTCGCCGCTGAGTACGATCTCGACGTCGTCGGCCCCAACAGCCTCGGCGTGATGAGCACTCCCGTCGGCATGAACGCCACGTTCGCACCCGAGAACGCACTCGAGGGGTCGATCTCCTTTATGAGCCAGTCGGGTGCGTTCGTCACGGCCGTCCTGGACTGGGCGAACGATCAGGAGATCGGCTTTCGCGACGTCGTCTCGCTGGGTAACAAGGCCGTCCTGGACGAGACGGACTTCGTCCGCGAGTGGGGCGACGACGACGGAACCGACGTCGTCATCGGCTACCTCGAGGGGATCGACGACGGTCGTGCGTTCGTCGACGCGACCCGCGAGGTCGTCGACGACACGCCGATCGTCCTCGTGAAGGCGGGGCGGACCGACGCCGGCGCGCAGGCGGCGTCCTCGCACACGGGGGCGATCGCCGGCAGCGAGCGCGCCTACGAGGCCGGACTCGAGCAGGCCGGCGTCCTCCGGGCCCAGTCGGTCCAGGAACTGTTCGACTACGCCCGCGCGCTGTCGGGACTTGACGTCCCCGAGACGGACGGCGTCGCCGTCGTCACGAACGCGGGCGGCCCCGGCGTGCTGACGACCGACGCCGTCGGCGACTCCG
Protein-coding sequences here:
- a CDS encoding metal ABC transporter ATP-binding protein; this translates as MENVTFGYGDQPAVENVSLTVEPGEFLGLVGPNGSGKTTLLLLMLGVLSPDEGRVELFGDPVDEFADGERIGYVSQKSTDAGSTMPVTVREVVTMGRFAHAGHRRLSDRDHEAVDEALETVGVRNLESRRINGLSGGQTQRAYIARALASEADLLAMDEPTVGVDARSREQFYGLLGDLNDRGITIILIEHDLGVVTDRADRIACINRTLYHHGSASSFAESDALEAAYGPNSEIVHHDH
- a CDS encoding metal ABC transporter permease, whose translation is MEYDTRLRLERLGVFAVGVLAVVMLAFLAARGLAEYSSAAGLVATRLVDGGCTLGSVAGTRLLCFNFVWYSVATGVLVGIVGPLIGSYVVHREMALIGETLAHTAFAGVAFGIFFGSATNWGVSVLLAALVTGVIGAFGVQYLSSRTAAHGDVPIAIVLTGSFAIGTIVISLGRGFGGVSIDAYLFGQMAAVTQSGAQLMGVVSVVVVVLVAFNYKQFLFITFDEQAARVARLNVSAYNTLLILLTAVVVVGAMQILGIILVTAMLVVPVAAASAVADSFREAQYLSIILGEVSVLVGITAAFLYGLAPGGSIVVVAIVLYLVAVAIADRDSAVAAGA